The stretch of DNA CCAGAAAACGGATGATCGGTGCTGCTGCCGGTGCTGGCTTATGTGCGATTGCGCGGCTCCTCGTAGTGATTGGGTACTGTTTTTACTTAACCCATTGGGGCAGTCAAACTGGGAAGAGCAGCGAGCTGACAATCTATTGGTTCGCATTGATTTCTGCGCTGATCGGCATACCTATCGGAGCTCTAGCAGGCAGGACGTGCGAACCGAGTTTGGGAGCAGTAATTGGAGGAGCGCTTTCGGGCGGTACGTGCTTTGGGCTTTTTGTTCTCCCAGGCGAATTCATGCTCGCCTTGGTTGAAAATAGCGAATCAAAATCCGCCGAGGTGTGGGAAATTTTTTTCGCATTTGTGCCTATGGTTTTTGCGGGGGCCTGGGCTGGCGGAATAGGCGCAGCTATTGGTCGGAATGCAGGATCAGTATCCAAAGCGGGCCATTAACTACCGCCCTAGCAGACACAAGATCCTCAGAATCATGTTGTAGGGACGGCACACAGCCCACTCGAGCACCCAACGCGCTCCACACTCCTACCCGGCTTCAACCACGTTAGGATCCCTTGCCCCGCGAACAACGGGGCGCCACATCCATTGTTGTTGTTTATCGTTAGCAAGCGTACGTAGCAGTGTGGACAATACCAACGAACTGACGATGGTTGCTGCCCAGGATGCCGGGACCACCATGTGCGTCGAAAACTCTTTTCCGAACAATTCGTTGCTGTAGCTACTGCAAATCCCCACCAGTTCTCCCACGACCACTGCCGGCAAAACAGTTGCGGCAGTCGCGCGGCGGGAGAACATGGCCAGGACGAAGATCGCTCCCAACGGACCGAGGAACATGTTGAAGCCTTTTTGGCACAGGCTGATGATGTCGGTTCCCTTGGACGCGTGGTACAAACCAATCGTGCAGACGACCACAATGATGCCCATCGTGGCTGTCACGGTGCGGGCCAATTTGAGTTCACTGGCAATGGTGCGGCCTTCGGGGTAGAGCCTGCGAAAAAAGTCGACGGTCAGAATTGTCGACACCGAGTTCGAACCGGAATCGATCGTCGACATTGCCGCCGCGAACAAGGCTGCCACCACCATTCCCCGCAAACCAGAGGGGATGTAATAGCGGATGAATTGCGGAAACATGTTGTCCTGCGCGGTTCGCACGGTCGTCATCTCGGGTGAGGTCAGTCCGACTTCGGCGGGGAGGTCGTGCTGGGCGATGAAATACATAATCGACATGCCGACCGCTGCCAAAACGAGGCTCAGTCCAAAACTGGCAAGCGCGCTGACAAGATAACTCTTTCGCGCCGCCCGGATATCCTTAACGGCAAAATAACGCTGCAGAGCCACTTGGTTCGAGCCGTGCGTACAAATGATCCAGAAACACATGCCGATCGCAATTGAAAACACGGTGGAACGATTTCCAATGTCCCAACTAAACCACTCGACCTGTTCATGCTTGTATTCTTGCGAGTACTGAAACCAATCCGACAGCCCCGAATCGGTCATCGAGGCCACGACCCCCATTGCCACAAAGGCACCGGCGATCAGGATGAAGAACTGAATCACATCGGTCCAGACGACCGCCCGAATTCCGCCGAGCGTGGTATACAATACCGAAAACATGCCGACAGCGGCGATAATCACATGTAGGTCCAGATCGCTGGTCGCAATCTGCGTGTCGACCACAGCTGCCGATTCGCCGAAGTATTGATCGAGTTGCAAGTTGGCAATCTCGCCCATGGCTCGCGAGGCGGTCAGCACTACGACCGCCATCCACCCGAAGATTAACAGCATACAAATCACAGCCGCCGTCGCCCGTACGGCATAATTGAACCGCACCTCCAGGTATTCATAGGCGCTGGTCAGCCGCAATTTCATAAAGAAGGGGATCCACAGAAACCACACCACCACCAGTACGACCGGAATCGAAAGTTGTCGTGTGAGGAAACCGATTCCCGTGCGAAACATTTCGCCCGGCATGCCCAGGTAGGTGATGGTTGAAAGCAACGAGGCCAAAATACTCACGCCGACCGCCCACGCCGGCAGATTGC from Symmachiella dynata encodes:
- a CDS encoding sodium:solute symporter family transporter codes for the protein MPIFAAETSLPNGGLTTLDLVVIGLYLAGMLCMGFVIAMRQKSTDDFFVGGRNLPAWAVGVSILASLLSTITYLGMPGEMFRTGIGFLTRQLSIPVVLVVVWFLWIPFFMKLRLTSAYEYLEVRFNYAVRATAAVICMLLIFGWMAVVVLTASRAMGEIANLQLDQYFGESAAVVDTQIATSDLDLHVIIAAVGMFSVLYTTLGGIRAVVWTDVIQFFILIAGAFVAMGVVASMTDSGLSDWFQYSQEYKHEQVEWFSWDIGNRSTVFSIAIGMCFWIICTHGSNQVALQRYFAVKDIRAARKSYLVSALASFGLSLVLAAVGMSIMYFIAQHDLPAEVGLTSPEMTTVRTAQDNMFPQFIRYYIPSGLRGMVVAALFAAAMSTIDSGSNSVSTILTVDFFRRLYPEGRTIASELKLARTVTATMGIIVVVCTIGLYHASKGTDIISLCQKGFNMFLGPLGAIFVLAMFSRRATAATVLPAVVVGELVGICSSYSNELFGKEFSTHMVVPASWAATIVSSLVLSTLLRTLANDKQQQWMWRPVVRGARDPNVVEAG